The Phaseolus vulgaris cultivar G19833 chromosome 5, P. vulgaris v2.0, whole genome shotgun sequence genomic interval AATTCAATGAAATTGATGATATGCAATACACTCCTTTCACGCCATGATAGCTCGTGCGGGGGATAACATAGggacaacatattatgggtggtctgataacGGTCCGATAACGGGTGACACGATAGGACCAACTAACACTCGATAGAATAGgatcgaaatgactctgatactatattaggaagtggactttaagtctaactcaacctcataaaaccaactcatgaggttgaggtttgcactcacttatatacaatgaaatgtcctaatctttagtcgacgtgggatctccaacacatcgTTTAgaagaaatcacaaaaaaattGTGTGATTAAGGTTGTACCTTGAATATTTGTACGAAGTTGGTAGATATTGAATGAGTCATACTCTTAATAGAGAACATTTCTTTTTAACAAAACAAAAGTTCTTGAAGAATCAAAGATTAGTAGaagataatatttttgtattacaCGTTGAACACTTGATATTGAGAGTCAATCATTCTCaagtgaaaaaattaaataataaataaaaatatttaaaaagagtagaaaaaattaaatgtgtatcttaaaaattatttgattgaATGAATTTGAGGTTTATGGTTCATAAAATGCAATATACCACTTGAACGAAATCacacaaaagaaagaaaatataataaaagttgTGATAAGATGGAGAGTACCTTGTACATTTGAGTAAACTTGATGAATtttgaacaaataaaataattgagtgaaaaaaaaaaagtgtgaaaaaaaaaagttaggtGAATATAAATTGTTTAGATTACCTACtgaattatgaattatttaaaacaaaataaatataaggaTCAAGATAAATACAAAGACAATCACAAATATTAGAACGAGTATAGAGACAAACAAACTCATCTTGTCTTTAtgtccaattaaaaaaataagtatttctCTACCTACACATATATCCAACAAATGTAGTGATTTCCCATCAAAAGCACAACTTCAATATTCACAAAAACACATGTTTAATTGTCATCCTACTATAAATTTATCTTATATTAAGtgtactttttattattattatagataaaaaaaaatggaaaaattcGCCTTTATAAATTTAacgtttttctgataaaaataaataaatttaaagctTTTATAATATATTCTCTACAAAAGAAGGAACTTTTATCAATAAAACACTTAATCCATCCGAAAGAAAAACCCAAatgaaaaataatgtatttaactaatttctatatttatggtatcaaaattataaacttCCGCGGGTAATATATGAGAGGAAATTTAAGTTTAGTGATTTTGTTGAGGTGAAAAGTTGGTAAAGTTtggagttttaaaaaataattaataattatattagttatcgtatataaaagataaataaatttaaaatagggagattcatttttttatttagataaagttcataataaatatttataggataaaaaaaataactgatattttcataaattaacatcatcttatataattttttattatttccttaCATTCCTTTCCtcaatttcaaaatcaaaacctttatttattttttattacttttttcatCTTGAAAACTCTAAACATACATTTTTGTATTCAtcttctttcctttttatttttcatttcaaaattttcGCTTGGCCATGTGAAAGATAAATGAACACaaaatataatgtattttttttattttatttacacatatttaatttttgtttaaaaataacatattcaatgaaatttaaataaaaaattatgaaatttataacttatactaaagtaatattttctcaattttttttataaaacaacttTGAATTCAGTAGCAGTATAATTTGATGACATTTTAAACATATAGTAATTAAATCATTCAATTTATTTtgcttaaatttaaaaatttatttttttataatttttaatttgagttTTAATCAATAcaatacttttaaataaaataagaaaattgaatacccttttattaaaataaaaaaagaagtaaATGTTATTgagattataatatttttttaaagatatatcACAATCTTAATagcatttaaaattaaattcattttacaTTTATGTACAAAATTACTTTAGAATAATTGTAGGTAGAATGCATTTAGCTGTATATCGGTTTAAAGTTCCATCTGAAGgcttaaaataatatatttttttttttagtttaaacaTTGTGAAATGTTAAATGGCTTCCCTTACATATCATGAAAAGAGACATAAATACTATAATGATTGAGGAAAATTTGAGGCATTTATGATGTGGTGGTGTGACTTAGTTGTATTAGTAATGTTTGTTTTTCGAGGAAAGTGGTCCTCTTAAAGAACAATGTGGACATGATATATAAtggagaagaaaataaaatgaaaacgaCATCTTTACTTTTCCTGTGTTTCCACAGGCTGGTGAATGTAAAGCCAATGGCAACCCTTCCAAATTTGTTCACCTCCATGAgagtaaattttattatttcatcaAGTATGATATGCTATGTTTTAGACTCCAAAAGACAGCTTCCATCCCAATGTAAATGAGAAGGTAAGCATGGGCTCTCAACAACTACTTACATATTTTTGGTTATCAAATTTGAGTGTTAGGCTAGTAAATTTGTTCAAGTTTAGGGTTTTGAAGAAAATTTGGCAAGTAGGTTTTAatgcatgaaaaaaaaattagatcaaTGAAATTTTTTGGAGCAGGATTGGTAGGTTTGGTGCAAACTTGTTCAACTTGGTTAACTCACAAGCTTGTAGTTAAGTTTATAAGTTGAgagagttattttttaaaattaaattgacaCTACTAATGATTGTTTGGTGTGTGAGAGagttgttcttcttcttttatattGCTTAAGAATTAGGATTTTCTTCTCTATTGATCGTCGTCATTCCATCTATTGGTTGCAATGGCGTTTTTTCTGTTTGTTATGTCGTCATTACTATAATTCACGACATCATTTCGATTGTTCATTATGTTGTTgtcattatttttcttaagtCAAACCAAACTCACTATTGTTTTGTTGCATGGTGGTGCATCGTGCTTTGCTCTCGTTGTTGTGTGGTGGTTTTATTCTCTACTCTACAATCAATTTTAGTTTAAGgtgtataaataatttatttatttaatggaAAATTAGAATTAGGTAGttacaataatttaattatttgataattatataatatgttttttaattttgaaaatgaaaataaaaattagggAGAAATTTAAGGTGTTTGTGAGAGTGGATCAAATTCAACTAAAGCAAATCCAAGTGCatcataaaatattaaagtagAAGTAAAAATGCTTCCAGAAATAGGTCGAATATTGGATGGAAGTACGAAATAGATATTAGTGGCAAAAATAGAAAAGTGAAGTGTAATTACTGCTCAAAGATGTGAAtgaatgaatatttaaattcaagCATCATCTTACTAGAACTAGGAAGGATCCTCGACCTTGTGCTTCTCTTTCAGAAGAAatgaaatttgaataataaaaatagttgcAAAAGCTAGGGAAGCGAAAGCTTGAAGAGAGAAAAGGAAGTCATTTCAAGACCCCCCTTGTCTAACAAGCAACACTCTCATCCAACAAAAAAGATAGACTGTTTTGTTCGCCCAACGAATAACATTCTTGCTTAACGAGTAATGACCTATGTGCTTGCCCGACTAGAAGAAAGTTCGCtcaatgaaagaaaaaagtaacaattatttaaaaagttGCTTCTCATTCAACGAGTGGTTACACTCGCCCAATGAGAAACACTTTTTTTAGTGCTTGAAAAGGAGAAATCAAAACGGAAAGAGGGGCTTTTTGGGTGACAAATGGAAGGAGGAATATTTGAAAGAGTTGTTGTAAGAAGAGACTCTCCGAAAAGACTTTCACTTCAATCTTATTACTCTCTTCACCATTTTTTGTGGTATTAATGTATAGGAATAACTAACTCCCCTTTTCATTGGGGTTGAATGTAATAAATCTCAACTTTATGTAATTTTCTCTTTGCAATAGAAATCTATACATGACTCATATGTTATTTATTGGTGGTTCGTGTTGCATGGTTTATTATCAatgcttttttttattgtatctAAACACTggaaaatacttttaaaacattatttcaAGCTTGAACAACTTAGAGTTGTCATTCTAAACACTTATCCTTAATGCAAATCTTGTGTAAAAAGAACTAAAGGATTAGTATTTTCACATTAAGGTTTAGAACTTGTCTACGAGGAATTAAGATAAGCGAGCTTATGGTGTGAATGTTGGAGTATGTCAGAGATATATTGGTTAGAGTAATTACATTTAGTTGAGTTCATGAAATCCAATCCAGTGAATCTTTGACCTGATCAAGTAGTAGAAATTTAATTTGGTATATTTGAATGCATTAAATGTAGATTTATCACAACTCTTTAATTTTGTTAGAACCAATGTCTTTAAGTTTGTACTTCGAATTAGTGAGAATTCACATTCACTAAATACATGCAAATACATTGGGAAAGAATACTTGGATTTTCCATTCTACTACTTTTACGATTTGCTACATTTGGCAAAGGGTTAATAATGACTAGATTTGTCACGACTTATTTGACTCTAACTTGTTTGCATGAACTGAAAGCATAATTATTGACCATGTTTAGCTGGAGTTTTTTTGCGATTTGAAAAAACTTATTACCCAACCCATTAAAAAGATCTTGGGTTAGGTTCGGTTTATGCATTTTTTATGTTGAAGTCAATCTAACTCAATGCACTCTTGAGCAGGATGTATTGGGTTGAGTCAATTGAGttaagattttgaaaaatttcctttttctttggTTGACATTGTAGTTTtcaaatatcaatttaattaaaaaataacacaatctttacataaattaatttaaggCTTCAAGTAAGTTAAAAAGTTAAGTCATAATAAGTTTGTCCAATCTAATTCAAGATATGCAATGAAAATAACACAAATTTGTTCATAGCATAAGTATAAGAGTGGATCTCAGGTCACTCATACTAAACTCATCACCCAACCCATATAAAAGTGAGTTACTTTGGGTTGAGTCGGGTTTGACCTCATAAATGAAACTCAACCCAATCTATTTGAGTTGGTTTGAGTTGAATTGGATAACTCGACCCAATGAACATTTGTATATTTAACTTTAAAGAGTGGAAAACAAACAAGTTTGAAATTTCAGAGATTGagagaaaagttgaaaatataatattagatagatcattttaaaagaatGTCACCACATGTCTCAAAGTTGTTACCAATCTTATGGTGGTCCTAAGATTGATGAACTCAAGTATAAAACCTGGAAGGAGTTTCATATATGAGAAAATGAATAGTACAAAAGAGATAATTAAAtgcattttttaataatattaaaaatgataaaaattctaaaccttcttttttttcaaaatttaattacttattttgtaaaattatttctaatataGCATATTTGGTATGGAATGTAGCATGAATATGTTTGGAAAACAATTGATATAATGTCTATTATCTCTACAACTACTTCCATTACAAACCTAATTTTAGACTTTGAGGTAAAAAAGAGGATGTGCATGAGAAGCTTGATTAAGGATGttgcagaaagaaaaaaaaaactttacaatttgttaatttttattatgttaaagGACTTTTCTCAAAAAGAAATGCAGACATGCTTATTGGAAAATGCTAGAAAATATTTAGGGATGAAACTTCGAAGTTAAAGAGGCTTATTATATGAGTTTTAAACTTAATTTGTAACTCTTTTGGAAACTATTGTAATCAAAGTTTATTTGAaatgataatttaaattaattataatttatttttttatttggtttatAGATTTactaaaatttcatattttattataggtTCATACGTAGAGAAAAAATCATTTGCATAAAAacaaagatgaatgatttgattTATGTGATGTATAATTTGAAGTACACAAAACTGAAAAAAACTGTTGCTCTTCCATTATAAGTTGGATGGTGAATGGATAACTAAAGAGGAAGATGATATTCTTTAGATTGAGCAAGTCCAATGTTAATATGATGGTGAAATTGATCACTTAGatgcaacaacaaaaaaatcCAACTAAAAAAAGTATATGATCTCAATAATAACTTTGATGCCCAATAATTTTTATCTATTGCAGAATTTCATTATAATCAACATTGTAATGTAgacaatgaaaaaataaaataaaaaattattataagatTGAACATAGAacttgatatttatttattttttaaaactttaactaattatattttatattatttgtatgaacttattttattcaaaacattttgaaattatataattGTCATTCACTACAAAATATAGTTATTTTAGTATtatgaatttattattttaattattttgcttaattatactattaaattAGTATGTTATATgtacaaattaatatttttatataaaaaaaaactcttaacaAATTTATGAATTGGGTTTAGATAGCTTTCACAAGTTTGATAAGCTTGAACATATTCACATAATTTTCAATGCACATCTTGCTCAAATATTCAGTGAataaaataacacaaaaaaacaaagATGAATTAACTGCACATTCCTCAAAGCTCTCGTCTATCTATGAAATCAAATCATAACTACTTTATCATGATGagctttaaataaattatatgaataGCCACTCGAATTGAACGATCTCACCAACTAAACCTTTGAATAAAGAACAATAATATACTTAATATCCTAACAAATTTATACACGCAATACACACCTGACAATTTCTTCCTCTACCTTCGTATTTTCTTCCTCCATCTCCATAAATCTTTCAATTCCAAACTTAGCTAATTCCAAAGTTTAAGCAAAAACGTTCCTAGGCAAAAGgtgttggattttttttttccattttgaaattatataatccaCAAACATTCCAAACTCTAATATTCCAAATTCTAAAGTTCTTAAGATATTTTTGAATTCAGAGtacaattttgtattttgaattctaAAGTTTGGATtttagaatgaaaaaaataggaAGAGGGGGTGTCAATGAAAAAATTTATCACTTCACATCTTCtatggaggtgcatgaagaaagcATAATGGTACCCGAAGAAATTGCCTTCACGTCTACTATTTGATTCTCTTCCTCTTTTCtttataattacattttttttctaattactATATTATCCTTGAAAACAAGTTGTCAATACCAAAAACATTTTCCATCACTAAAATATGTAAGCAACCTACAAGCGATGTAAGAGACATTACAATCTTCCATTTAAACTAAAATCAATTTATGAACCTTAACTATTGTAGAAATCAAATGAAGAAAAACTTAACTTTTAAGTGTACAAGTTGATTTTAActtgtggatttttttttaccttattCTCTTCTCTTATCAGTACATGTGAATAAATTTATCCAAATAAACCTATATGTTTTAAAACTAatgatatttgaaaaaaatttacaaCCGAGCAGCGCTGTAAACACTAACATACTGATAATGTAATGATTTTCCATCAAAGAATTTCCTAATAGAACACGATGGGaaaataaggaaataataaattctattgaaattttattaaatgaaCATTCTCATACACGTTTACAGTATTTGATAGAAAAATCACCACGAAAAGGGACTAGCTCCTagcaaaaatatttcattttccaCATCTTTTACCCATTGACACACCCGATTGCAAGTCTTTATTGCCAAGGCCTGCATATCCCAGTGTGCAAAAAATAGTCAGACTTTATCGAACCAGAGTAACACAATAAATGCAACTATTTTACTACCATTCCTAAAACAAGTTGAATGAACCGTCAATATACTCCCTAATGTATCATCCTCTCTCCTAAAGAGTTCTTATAATGAAATTATACTAGTTCCTAAAGGATTGGATATCCTCAATTTAGTCCCTAGATTGATACATTTTACTCATTGAGAGAGACTAATTTCAAGACTCTTTCAATATTGAAGGGACTATGAAGCATGGTTTCTAGTACTTTAGAAACTTAGTTTAAGGTCTATTTCCTTTAGGAGAGAGAGTGATACTTTAGACACCAAATTGATCGTTTATTCCCAAAGTAATGACCAGAGGAATTTTTACCAACTGTTTCAATCTAAACATGAAATACTTTTATTCAGATTTTCATTGAATGTAAATGATGAATATACAGTTGGCCAGTGATAGAAAATATATTAGTTATAGGACGGACCTTGACATTTTTGtataacaaaataattgaaatttgaGAAATGTTGTaggcaagaaaaaaaataccttGTCTGCAAGGGGATCAAATGCAGCATAAAGCTCAAAATCCTGTGTTACCCAACAGAGCAGTACTGCCAAAAAAAATTCTAAGTCCGATCACTGTTCGACAAAGCATCCAAATGAAATGGCACAATTATATCTCAATGCAACTAAAAGGTTTAGTTTTCACTAGCATATTTGACTTTTCATAGCACAACAAAATTTATAGATTGGCTAGTATATTATTGGTATAAATCTCTATTTGCATCTCACAGAAAATAAGGGGTTTGCTTATCAATAGAATAGAATGACTATCTGAAACATCCAGGACTAAAATCAACGGCAAATGCCACAGAAAAAAATGACTTTTAGCACCTCCCTTCTTCCCCATAAGAAGAAAACCActgttgaattaaaaataaattattgcaACAGGCGATTTAGGTAATAACTACAATAGACTCAAAATATCACATATCCATCTCTTCTACAAtgcaagaataaaaaaatagttaccgTAGTTTTCATCCCTTCTAAACTGGGTTTTGTGTGGCCCAAGTCCTTTATCATGCATGGATGCAAAAAGTTTCTGGTAAGCTCTATACAATCTGCAACAATGAAGGCAGGTTATATTGCCGACAATAACAATTAGGCATTAAAAAAAGGCTACAGCTACCTAAAAACCAGACAAGTTTCCACAAAATCCCTACCTTTTCTGCTGCTTAGGAGTATTAATAGGTGATGAGAATTCTGAAGATATATATTGATCTAGATAAATGCTGCGGTATATGAAATGCCACAACCCAGCAGCACCACCAATGCCACAATCAGATTCCCTTAATCTTTCAGGAGAATCTGATGGAAGCCTATGCTGACCTAAATGAGAAGATCCAGAATAAGGTAAGGGTGGTAGATCCTCAACCCGCATCCCACCATCTACCAAGGATCTCTGAGCTTCACTGAGGACATTTGACTTCAAAAGGACAGTTTCGATACTAATCCTGTGAATTGGCAAACAAATTTCTGAGCTATGAAGGCAAGAAAGATATTGCTACATAGAGAATGAGGATCTCTTTGCTAGGAACCATTATCTGTTTTCctctttttaattttcttcttttctccAAAATTAAACATCACAAATCCAATAAAAACAACAGTCAGATCATTAAACTATCATTTACCTGCAATCCTTGAGATGGTAAAATGCGTCAGAACTTGTGGTCAGCAACATCAAATACGTATCATCCTGCCAAATATATACATGTCATGATCTGTGTGACCTCTTTCATTTATAAGATGAAAGTCATATAGCAAATGTTagttcaatcaaatccaacgaCTCACATCAAAAAAGTGGATATAAGCGTACAGAAACGCCAAAGCATTGTATCGTGGCAAGCAAACAGGAGAAAATGCCTCTGAAGTCCTGCATATTCATATCccaataaatttttagaaaaaggTAAAAAGGTTCCTTTGTTGAAGGAATTGATTTGCAAAATATTTGCTATTAATTAATTGTTGTACATTGTAGAACATTGCAGAATACTTGTTATTATTGGTGCAGATTCGTCGGTACAGATCTTGCATGATTGTACAGCTACAATTATATAATTATCTCCATAATTAGGTAGCAAAGCTACAAGACAGCATTTATTGCAAATTATTGTATCATCACTAATAAATGGAGAATTCTCAAGAGGAGAATACACAATTTTGATTTGCATCTTCTCTTAGTCTAATAACCATAAAGCAAAGAAGTCCAAATGAAAGTTAATGCGCAGGTTTTAAGAAGTTTTACCGTTTGAGTTAAGTAGATTGAATAAATAGAAAACTATACTATCAAACAGAAACTAGAGAGTCTAGActaaatgaaaattaaactaTACTACCGAAAATCTTAGAAATGCTATCCGAAAGATAAAAGTAGTGTCAGTTTTACTTGCCTAAAGGACTCGGATGACATAACAAAGTTGGCCAGGAGCAGCATATCATCTGGATGAAGAGAGGCTTTCTGAGCACCAACTAGACTGATTACCTGCCTTCAACctttaatgaattattttatcatGTTATGTTAGCATGTAACTAGACAAATTCAGTGTTGAACCTTATGTCTGCACATCAGAATTGCAAACAGAACACCAGAATCAGCAACGTCTTGCAAGATAGCACCAGCAGCTTGCCTTGTTGCATATGCAAGAGGTAGACAAGTATAGGCATGAAGAAATGTAGCTGGGTTCCTGATACAGTCAGATAAAGAACAACGTTCACCatccaaaaataaaatcattgaGAAATGTAAAGAGCCCTTACTCCACCAACCCACGAAAgaaattaatagaaaaataaataaaaatcaccAAAAATCCCTCTCTATGTTATAGAAAATGTTTTAACATTtccattataaaattaaaagaaaaaaatgtgttcAGAGCAGAGAAACAAACCAACTAAAAGAGTGGATAAGTGAAGAGAAAACAATGTCTGTTCCACCAAGCAAGGGTGTCATATCAAACTTTGGATTCTTCTCAAAACATCTGTTTACTGACTTTGTTAGTATAACAATAATCTGCATACATACCAATAATAGAGATGTATCATACAACTGCTGCAACATAACTAGTCCATTTCAATGACATAAAACAGACAAAATTACTAGTAAGTTCAGAAACACAAAAGCTGAATAAAAAGGAAGTGAGTAAGCAAACATCAAATCCACTTTTCCATTGGCCATATAAGCATCCAACTCAAGTCCAACACAATTATACCTGGCCATGAATAAGCTCCAACTGCCCCCTTAGTGACTCATAGGGTTCTTCCGTGCAGCTGATGCAGACCAAGTAAATGGGTCCTTTTACAAGAAAAACCACCTGtagcataaattaaaaaaaaaaaatcataacacAATCATTTTATTGGTAACAGATAAAAGCTTCTTCCTCCTAAACACTAATAACATAAGGTGAGAAGCTCAGcaatcaaaatgaaaaaaaatatgggtATGCTTGGATTAACTTCTCTATAAGCATTTAAAGGagaacaaaataagaaaaataattgacATTAATTTCTCCAAATGCTGAAATTAGCTTACACACAACCTAATTTGTAGAAGTTCTCTCATATAGCctctctaaatttttattttctaacttACATATAAGCTAATTTTAGCTTATGGagaattcaatttcattttcttcttctttagaAGTGCTTATGCAAAAGTTCGTCCAAACATGTCTTATATCTAGTATCTCTAACTTACACTTCAAAGCTCAGAAAGGATTAAGATATCATTGTGCTTAACATAGTATTTATTAGGCTAGAAGGTTTATAAGTAATGTCTAAATGAAATTATACTCATGAGCAAACAACTTTTACAAGAGATAACTGTATGATCAGACCTGATGCTTTCCAGCCCTCACCAATTTGACATGATCAGCCCTGAAAACATAAAAGAGTTGTTagaaaaattattcaaattatataCAGTTCAGATTCGAATGTATTTAGGAATACTGCTGTAATTAGAAACTATTGAGCTATAAttaaccagaaaaaaaaattacccaTTTTCCACAAAGGAAATGATTGCTTGCAAAGTTGCTGAAAAACCAGCAAGCTTGTGTTCATCTCCATACCTGAGACAAGAAATAGAGGAATGGTGAAGTTTGAGCCAGCAATCTTAGAAAGAGATATGAACAGCAATTTTGGGGAGTTTGTTTAGTGAAGAAGCTGATAAACACTAACCTAGAATATATTGGTTTGCCAGAATGACTGAGAACAAAAAAATGCTTCTTCCTT includes:
- the LOC137835726 gene encoding vacuolar fusion protein MON1 homolog; amino-acid sequence: MSEMSSSELDPEPPIRLHLPPLSPSLFDAEPSDLQQPNGSAARHSSDPSSPTSSGYAGERGSSTATTVSQVEEILHNEIQEITIHDPQPLSHSSWLPGKRHGDEDDASISWRRRKKHFFVLSHSGKPIYSRYGDEHKLAGFSATLQAIISFVENGADHVKLVRAGKHQVVFLVKGPIYLVCISCTEEPYESLRGQLELIHGQIIVILTKSVNRCFEKNPKFDMTPLLGGTDIVFSSLIHSFSWNPATFLHAYTCLPLAYATRQAAGAILQDVADSGVLFAILMCRHKVISLVGAQKASLHPDDMLLLANFVMSSESFRTSEAFSPVCLPRYNALAFLYAYIHFFDDDTYLMLLTTSSDAFYHLKDCRISIETVLLKSNVLSEAQRSLVDGGMRVEDLPPLPYSGSSHLGQHRLPSDSPERLRESDCGIGGAAGLWHFIYRSIYLDQYISSEFSSPINTPKQQKRLYRAYQKLFASMHDKGLGPHKTQFRRDENYVLLCWVTQDFELYAAFDPLADKALAIKTCNRVCQWVKDVENEIFLLGASPFSW